CAGCAGGGCGGTGCGGGTGGTGATGGCGGTATCCGGTAGGGCCATGCGCCCTTGCAGGCCACGGGGCAACAGGCCGCTCAGGGCCTGCAGCAGGTGGCGTGCCGGAGCCTGCTCCGGGCGCTGAAAGCCCAGGGCCAGGCGATGACGCCCGAGCACCCGGTAGAGCTGGGCGAGCAGGCGGTTGTGGAACAGGTCAAGGAAGTCTGCCGGGGCATGATCCTTGAGGCGGGCGCGTTGCTGCAGCCATTCCTGATAGGCGTAGGGCAGCGGGCCGTCGGGGCCGCCCAGGCCGAACACGGCGGTGCTCAGGGTGAGCGGCTCGCCGGAGGGCTCTTCCAGGCGCGTGACCTGGCTGGCGGCGAAAGTCGGCGTCAGTGGGCCGCGCAGGCGCACGGCCTCAGCCTCGGGGCTGCTGCCCAGGCCGAGCGGCGTGGCATCGGGGCGCTCGCGTTCCAGCAACAACAGGGCCTGGAGGAACTCGAAGGCCTGAGGGTTCTGGCGCAGGCGCTGGCTCAGAGGTTCAGCGGCTTGCCGGCCTGGGGCTGCCATGTCCGTACCTCCTTGTCGTGATCCACCAGCACCGTGCGCACGAAGCGGTTGGGTGTGGCATAGAGGGAGAAGAATTGCGCCAGCACGGCGGAGAACAGCAC
The genomic region above belongs to Pseudomonas sp. GOM7 and contains:
- the tssG gene encoding type VI secretion system baseplate subunit TssG, with product MAAPGRQAAEPLSQRLRQNPQAFEFLQALLLLERERPDATPLGLGSSPEAEAVRLRGPLTPTFAASQVTRLEEPSGEPLTLSTAVFGLGGPDGPLPYAYQEWLQQRARLKDHAPADFLDLFHNRLLAQLYRVLGRHRLALGFQRPEQAPARHLLQALSGLLPRGLQGRMALPDTAITTRTALLHGPRRSLAGFAVLVRHQFGVTVDYDAYQGAWREIPPASRSRLQRGGRNLGLGRNAVAGTRVWDEHAGIRLTLGPLAAEQASAYLPGGEQHERLADLASFYLGPDTDCHLRLLVRPGNPLRLDRQQPPRLRWSGGLQRAGATTLQRIDTRLRHKEMR